A genomic segment from Gopherus evgoodei ecotype Sinaloan lineage chromosome 6, rGopEvg1_v1.p, whole genome shotgun sequence encodes:
- the RPL37 gene encoding 60S ribosomal protein L37, which produces MTKGTSSFGKRRNKTHTLCRRCGSKAYHLQKSTCGKCGYPAKRKRKYNWSAKAKRRNTTGTGRMRHLKNVYRRFRNGFREGTTPKPKRAAVAASSSS; this is translated from the exons ATG ACGAAGGGAACATCGTCATTCGGTAAGCGCCGCAATAAGACCCACACTTTGTGCCGGCGCTGCGGATCCAAGGCATACCATCTCCAGAAGTCCACCTGTGGGAAGTGTGGGTACCCTGCTAAGCGCAAGAGAAAGT ATAACTGGAGTGCCAAGGCTAAAAGACGCAACACCACTGGTACTGGTCGTATGAGGCACCTGAAAAATGTCTACCGTCGATTCAG GAATGGATTCCGTGAAGGAACAACACCTAAACCCAAGAGAGCTGCTGTTGCAGCATCCAGCTCATCTTAA